A window of Phycisphaerales bacterium contains these coding sequences:
- a CDS encoding DUF4190 domain-containing protein — translation MVEPPPIIQPSGYACIECGYDLSGTAIGGQCPECGRATVDSLRGLPVATPNSSLPVTALVLGIVSIVSLFVCMPLVICGPFALALGWKALRDIRSGAIVGSAGMAMAGIVMGTLGSVLVVFFVAIIFAAFASTAF, via the coding sequence GTGGTCGAACCGCCGCCGATCATCCAGCCTTCCGGCTACGCCTGCATCGAGTGCGGCTATGACCTGTCCGGCACCGCCATCGGCGGCCAGTGCCCGGAGTGTGGCCGGGCGACCGTGGACTCGCTGCGCGGGCTGCCGGTTGCCACGCCGAACTCTTCGCTGCCCGTGACGGCCCTGGTGCTCGGAATCGTGAGCATCGTCTCCTTGTTTGTGTGCATGCCGCTGGTCATCTGCGGGCCGTTCGCTCTGGCCCTGGGCTGGAAGGCGCTGCGCGACATCCGCTCCGGAGCCATCGTCGGTTCCGCAGGCATGGCGATGGCGGGAATCGTGATGGGAACGCTCGGTTCCGTGCTGGTGGTGTTCTTCGTCGCGATCATCTTCGCTGCATTTGCAAGCACCGCGTTCTGA
- a CDS encoding DUF4190 domain-containing protein: MSVVEPPPIIQPSGYACIECGYDLSGTAIGGQCPECGRAIVDSLRARQSEMPASSMPVTSLILGILGVVACSLCAPAAWYLGAKARRDIREGAVSAAGQGMATAGWILGMIGTALIGVSLLFLVISMSQPF, encoded by the coding sequence ATGAGCGTGGTCGAACCGCCGCCGATCATTCAGCCTTCCGGCTACGCCTGCATCGAATGCGGCTATGACCTGTCCGGCACCGCCATCGGCGGCCAGTGCCCGGAGTGTGGCCGGGCGATTGTGGACTCGCTGCGAGCGCGCCAGAGCGAGATGCCTGCCTCGTCGATGCCCGTCACTTCGCTGATTCTGGGCATCCTCGGCGTCGTCGCGTGTTCCTTGTGCGCCCCGGCTGCGTGGTACCTGGGCGCAAAAGCGCGTCGCGACATTCGCGAGGGCGCTGTCAGCGCAGCCGGCCAGGGGATGGCCACAGCCGGTTGGATTCTCGGGATGATCGGCACAGCGCTGATAGGTGTTTCGCTCCTGTTCTTAGTGATCAGCATGAGCCAACCGTTTTGA
- a CDS encoding GNAT family N-acetyltransferase: MAGLTIETIDHRSPDIARSIHAVWMAAYALEARRIGVRRFEPLERTAESIRTSPEQFLAAFIDGTIIGVIGVERESVAPRDTLHIGSLVVMPTHLRRGVGRRLLQALIDTYPAHDLTVSTALRNTAALALYSRFGFIQGARQIVGTEQIEIVSLCRSAGGRCFRDNPNNAH; this comes from the coding sequence ATGGCTGGTCTGACCATTGAGACCATCGATCACCGGTCACCCGACATTGCCCGATCCATCCACGCGGTGTGGATGGCGGCATACGCGCTCGAGGCGAGGCGGATCGGAGTGAGACGATTCGAGCCGCTCGAGCGCACCGCAGAATCTATCCGGACATCGCCAGAGCAGTTCCTCGCCGCGTTCATCGACGGCACGATCATCGGGGTCATCGGCGTCGAGCGCGAGTCAGTCGCGCCGCGCGACACGCTACATATCGGCTCGCTCGTGGTGATGCCGACGCATCTGCGGCGTGGAGTGGGTCGCCGCCTCCTGCAGGCGCTCATCGACACTTATCCAGCGCACGACCTCACGGTCTCGACCGCGCTGCGCAATACGGCAGCCCTGGCGCTTTACTCCCGGTTCGGGTTCATTCAGGGCGCTCGTCAGATCGTCGGCACCGAGCAGATCGAGATCGTGTCGTTGTGTCGGTCTGCCGGCGGCCGCTGCTTTCGAGACAACCCCAATAACGCACATTGA